The following coding sequences lie in one Struthio camelus isolate bStrCam1 chromosome 32, bStrCam1.hap1, whole genome shotgun sequence genomic window:
- the LOC138063475 gene encoding coiled-coil domain-containing protein 81-like: protein MELWDAGQGRRRGQRVPALPRQETLAVWEGVANYIVHQLMLNQGVRVIRLGTFDIVTEQAGGGKRGLLTVRRPVFRLSKNIAEVHGLTYDKAYVPGHKLSEPLKYARVASNISVPWKAVEACIEETMHLFSCCLESGKNAALVLKDIGMLVIQGVDVKMRFYRDFLRRLNGTEQLLEALLGMPEMRDSVLLGTETAASQTWSGHVIVFPEYKLESRARKPPVAPAKPSQEEEMGKDNASGKKGMEQLVPGRGTLPAKRLLFRERHPPPRITATNMQKGKGKKAEVKASRGR from the exons atggagctctgggacgctggccaGGGGAggcggcgtgggcagagggtgccagcgCTCCCCCGCCAGG agacccttgctgtctgggaaggtgtggctAACTACATTGTtcatcagctgatgctgaaccag ggAGTCAGAGTTATTCGGCTTGGGACCTTTGATATTGTGACTGAGCaagctggtggtgggaagcgtggtcttctgacagtTCGCAGACCCGTGTTCCGTCTTTCGAAGAATATTGCAGAGGTTCACGGCCTCACCTATGATAAGGCCTATGTTCCTG gtcataagctctctgagcccctgaagtatgctcgtgtaGCCTCGAACATCTCTGTTCCTTGGAAAGcagtggaggcttgcatagaagagaccatgcatcttttctcctgttgccTCGAGAGTGGGAAGAATGCTGCCCTTGTGTTGAAGGACATTGGCATGCTTGTTATTCAAGGGGTagatgtgaaaatgagattttacagagactttctgagaAGGCTGAATGGGACCGagcagctgctagaagctcttcttggg atgccagagatgagggattcagtcctcttgggcactgaaactgcagcttctcagacCTGGTCTGGTCATGTCATTGTCTTTCCTGA gtacaagcttgagagcaGAGCTAGAAAACCACCTGTGGCACCTGCGAAgcccagccaggaagaggagatgggaaaagacaACGCGAGTGGCAAAAAGGGAATGGAACAGCTGGTTCCTGGCAGgg gaactcTTCCTGCCAAGCGTCTCCTCTTCAGGGAGAGGCATCCTCCACCCAGAATAACAGCTACCaatatgcagaaaggaaaggggaagaaagctgaGGTCAAAGCGTCTCGTGGCAGGTGA
- the LOC138063469 gene encoding olfactory receptor 6E1-like: protein MLPCQQDGLKLGMGPANETVVAEFILKGFSGLDQRLQLFLSRLLLLIYLTTVMGNTTIIFLVCVDHRLQTPMYFFISNLAFLEIWFTSSTTIKLSVVLSSGKRTISLSSCFAQSYFYFALGFTELVLLVVMSFDRYVAICQPLHYAAVMKRQLCTHLVVAAWVTGFTLFSYHLVLLSELTFCGPNKIHHFFCDNSPLFKLSCSDASLLWKADSIFISFAVLGSLCLVLISYIYIFHCILHMPAASGRKKAFATCSSHLTNLAIVYGSCIVLYARPSEDVSLETNTTVALLNTVLYPFLNPFIYSLRNQTVKLALKEAIGRAKV from the coding sequence ATGCTCCCCTGCCAGCAGGATGGACTGAAATTGGGCATGGGACCAGCAAATGAAACCGTAGTCGCTGAGTTCATCCTCAAGGGTTTCTCAGGGCTTGATCAAAGACTACAGCTGTTCCTCTCCCGGCTCCTCCTACTCATATACCTGACAACAGTGATGGGGAACACAACGATCATTTTCCTCGTGTGTGTGGATCACCGCCTGCAAACCCCCATGTACTTTTTCATCAGCAATCTGGCATTCCTGGAAATCTGGTTCACATCTTCCACAACTATCAAATTGTCAGTGGTTCTGAGCTCTGGTAAGAGAACAATCTCattaagcagctgctttgcccaATCCTATTTCTATTTTGCCCTGGGTTTTACAGAGTTGGTTCTCCTTGTTGTCATGTCCtttgaccgctacgttgccatctgccaACCTTTGCATTATGCTGCTGTCATGAAGCGGCAGCTCTGCACCCACCTGGTTGTTGCTGCTTGGGTCACAGGCTTCACACTCTTCAGCTACCACCTGGTCCTGCTCTCAGAGCTGACTTTCTGTGGCCCCAACAAGATCCACCATTTTTTTTGTGACAACTCCCCCTTATTCAAACTGTCCTGCTCTGATGCCAGCCTGCTTTGGAAAGCAGACTCCATTTTCATATCGTTTGCTGTGCTGGGGTCCTTATGTTTAGTCCTGATATCTTACATCTACATCTTCCACTGTATTCTGCACATGCCAGCAGCATCCgggaggaagaaagcttttgCTACATGTTCTTCCCATCTCACCAACTTAGCCATCGTGTATGGAAGCTGCATTGTTCTCTATGCACGGCCCTCCGAAGATGTTTCCTTAGAGACCAACACAACTGTGGCTTTGCTGAACACTGTCCTGTACCCATTCTTAAACCCCTTCATCTACAGTCTCAGAAACCAGACTGTGAAGCTGGCCCTGAAGGAAGCCATTGGCCGTGCAAAGGTTTGA